One Streptomyces sp. NBC_01237 genomic region harbors:
- a CDS encoding metal ABC transporter substrate-binding protein, producing MNVRRLIPTAVVAGSVALGLTALSGCAGSDATDRGSGDKLKVVASFYPMQFLAEEIGGKHVDVTTLTKPGVEPHDLELTPRQIGGLSDADYVLYLKGIQPAVDDAIAQSGVKDSVDAAKLTTLEDHGAEVGGHEGEEHGHEHEGGEAGADPHIWLDPVKYAEVAKGVGKSLQKADPDHAADYAKNTTALVDRLGALNTSFETGLRDTATKTFITTHSAFGYLAERYGLTQEGIAGIDPEAEPSPARIQEIHTVAEKSRATTVFFETLASDRTARTLAKDTGLKTDVLDPLEGITGASKGADYIEVMESNLAALQKALGAK from the coding sequence ATGAACGTACGCCGCCTCATACCCACCGCCGTCGTCGCCGGATCAGTAGCGCTCGGCCTCACCGCGCTCTCCGGCTGCGCCGGCTCCGACGCCACCGACCGCGGGAGCGGTGACAAGCTGAAGGTGGTGGCGTCCTTCTACCCCATGCAGTTCCTGGCCGAGGAGATCGGCGGGAAGCACGTCGACGTCACCACCCTGACCAAGCCGGGTGTCGAGCCGCACGACCTGGAGCTCACCCCGCGGCAGATAGGCGGCCTGAGCGACGCCGACTACGTCCTCTACCTCAAGGGCATCCAGCCCGCCGTCGACGACGCGATCGCCCAGTCCGGGGTCAAGGACAGCGTCGACGCGGCGAAGCTCACCACGCTGGAGGACCACGGCGCCGAGGTCGGAGGTCACGAGGGCGAGGAGCACGGCCACGAGCACGAGGGCGGGGAAGCGGGCGCCGACCCGCACATCTGGCTGGACCCGGTGAAGTACGCCGAGGTCGCCAAGGGCGTCGGGAAGTCCCTCCAGAAGGCGGACCCCGACCACGCCGCGGACTACGCGAAGAACACGACCGCCCTGGTCGACAGGCTGGGCGCGCTGAACACGTCGTTCGAGACCGGTCTGCGGGACACCGCCACCAAGACCTTCATCACCACCCACTCCGCCTTCGGATACCTGGCCGAGCGCTACGGGCTCACCCAGGAGGGCATCGCCGGGATCGACCCCGAGGCCGAGCCCAGCCCGGCCCGGATCCAGGAGATCCACACCGTCGCGGAGAAGAGCAGGGCCACCACCGTCTTCTTCGAGACGCTGGCCAGCGACAGGACCGCCAGGACCCTCGCGAAGGACACCGGCCTCAAAACCGATGTCCTGGACCCGCTGGAGGGAATCACCGGCGCGTCCAAGGGCGCTGACTACATCGAGGTCATGGAGTCCAACCTGGCCGCGCTGCAGAAGGCACTCGGCGCGAAGTGA